One genomic region from Solea senegalensis isolate Sse05_10M unplaced genomic scaffold, IFAPA_SoseM_1 scf7180000014972, whole genome shotgun sequence encodes:
- the LOC122761751 gene encoding UDP-glucuronosyltransferase-like — protein sequence LGLVLNLCLHRSHVCSSAHSKAKLFITHGGSHGIYESICNAVPMLILPLFWDQEDNMLRMVTRGVAETLNIHDVTTDKLLAAVNKIIRDKSYKERIVELSHIHLDRPLQPMEQAVFWTEFVIRHKGAAHLRVAAHQLTWVQYHSLDIIGCLIVALMTALWVTLKCCLFCVCYKRGRAKTKSE from the exons ATTAGGGTTAGTTTTGAATCTGTGTTTACATAGAAGTCATGTTTGCTCCTCAGCCCATTCCAAGGCTAAACTCTTCATCACTCACGGAGGCTCCCATGGAATCTACGAGTCCATCTGCAATGCTGTACCCATGCTGATACTTCCACTGTTCTGGGACCAGGAAGACAACATGCTTCGCATGGTGACACGTGGTGTTGCAGAGACGCTCAATATACATGATGTGACCACAGACAAACTATTGGCAGCAGTAAATAAAATCATCCGTGATAAAAG CTACAAAGAGAGGATAGTGGAGCTGTCTCACATACACCTGGATCGTCCCCTTCAGCCGATGGAACAGGCTGTCTTCTGGACCGAGTTTGTCATCAGGCACAAAGGGGCTGCACATCTGAGAGTCGCTGCCCACCAGCTGACCTGGGTTCAGTACCACAGCCTGGACATCATCGGCTGTTTGATCGTCGCTCTCATGACCGCTCTGTGGGTGACCCTGAAATGCTGCTTGTTCTGCGTGTGCTACAAAAGAGGACGTGCAAAGACGAAATCAGAGTAG